The following are from one region of the Paenibacillus sp. KS-LC4 genome:
- a CDS encoding PTS mannitol transporter subunit IICBA — protein MSSQEQQQSSSGGIKVGVQKFGRFLSGMVMPNIGAFIAWGIITTLFIPTGWFPNEDLATLVGPTITYLLPLLIGYTGGKMVHGTRGGVIGAMVTMGVILGSDITMFLGAMIVGPLSAWILKKFDQSLEGKIPSGFEMLINNFSSGIIGAALSIGAYKGIGPLVTAFSKLISSGVEFLINNGLLPLANILIEPGKILFLNNAINHGILSPIGLEQSLATGKSIMFMLESNPGPGLGILLAYWLFGKGAAKGSAPGAIIIQFFGGIHEIYFPYVLMNPRLILAVIGGGMAGTFTFSLLGAGLTAAPSPGSIIAYFALVPKDGGYFAMISGVVVAAAVSFVIGALLLKTTKNAQSDIEEATTKMQNMKASSKGAETAGTQAGTAANTVKSKNEVNKIIFACDAGMGSSAMGASIMKKKVKAAGLPVHVTNTAINDLPSDADIVITHKSLTERARLKVPGAEHISIEDFLKSPEYDALIKRLS, from the coding sequence ATGAGTAGTCAAGAACAACAACAATCGTCATCTGGCGGTATAAAGGTAGGGGTGCAGAAGTTCGGACGCTTCCTAAGCGGAATGGTGATGCCGAATATCGGTGCTTTCATAGCCTGGGGGATTATAACGACCCTATTTATTCCGACCGGCTGGTTCCCAAATGAAGATTTGGCAACGCTTGTTGGGCCAACCATTACTTATTTGCTTCCACTCCTGATCGGTTATACAGGTGGTAAAATGGTTCACGGCACAAGGGGCGGCGTCATCGGCGCCATGGTCACGATGGGTGTAATTCTCGGATCGGATATTACGATGTTCCTCGGTGCGATGATCGTAGGTCCGCTATCCGCTTGGATTTTGAAAAAATTTGACCAATCGCTGGAAGGGAAAATTCCATCCGGCTTCGAAATGCTTATCAATAACTTTTCGTCCGGTATCATCGGCGCCGCGCTTTCTATCGGAGCCTACAAAGGTATCGGTCCGCTCGTTACCGCATTCAGCAAGCTGATTTCCTCCGGCGTTGAATTTCTCATTAACAACGGCCTGCTGCCGCTGGCGAACATTTTAATTGAGCCGGGTAAAATTTTGTTCCTGAACAATGCGATCAACCACGGTATTTTAAGTCCAATCGGGCTTGAGCAATCGCTTGCTACTGGCAAATCCATTATGTTTATGCTGGAATCGAATCCAGGCCCGGGTCTTGGTATTTTGCTCGCTTATTGGCTGTTTGGCAAAGGCGCAGCAAAAGGCTCTGCTCCTGGCGCTATCATCATTCAGTTTTTCGGCGGTATTCACGAAATTTATTTCCCATACGTCCTGATGAATCCGCGCCTTATCCTTGCGGTAATCGGCGGCGGCATGGCTGGTACCTTCACCTTCTCCCTGCTGGGCGCCGGCCTAACAGCCGCTCCTTCGCCAGGAAGTATTATCGCTTATTTTGCACTTGTGCCTAAAGACGGCGGCTATTTCGCCATGATTAGCGGCGTTGTCGTTGCGGCAGCAGTATCCTTCGTGATCGGCGCGCTTCTGCTGAAAACCACCAAAAACGCTCAAAGCGATATTGAGGAAGCAACGACTAAAATGCAAAATATGAAGGCCTCTTCCAAAGGTGCGGAAACAGCTGGCACTCAAGCTGGCACAGCTGCTAATACGGTGAAATCGAAAAATGAAGTAAACAAAATTATTTTTGCCTGCGATGCTGGAATGGGCTCTAGTGCAATGGGCGCTTCCATTATGAAAAAGAAGGTCAAAGCTGCTGGTCTCCCTGTACATGTGACCAACACAGCTATCAACGACCTGCCGTCTGATGCGGATATCGTCATTACCCATAAATCGCTGACTGAACGGGCGCGACTTAAAGTTCCTGGAGCTGAGCACATCTCCATCGAGGATTTCTTAAAGAGCCCAGAGTATGATGCTTTGATCAAACGATTAAGCTAA
- a CDS encoding CotH kinase family protein — translation MRAKASTLLLGLCSLLLLLTITACTNGTGSTATTTEASVVSDGEQTLDETVFPKDKVIDVKITVDKDDFQNMLDNASAEEFKEATVDYNGQVFKNVGLRTKGNLSLSSVVNMSDSDRYSFKLSFDEYVNQTIDGISKINLNNNFSDASYMREFLSYELAEAMGLPTPKYSYVNVYVNGELWGFYLAVEQIGEAYLERNFGNSYGALYKANGGTGSELNWLETIQSYTGLDLKSASSNDDILLKMLDELNNGTDYDSVLDVQEVLKFIALNAVAGNMDSYLSEKKHNYYLYEDDGLFSILPWDYNMSFGGFGGSGVLIDEPTSGTLAERPLIAKLLAVEEYKEQYHAIIKEMIEGYLADDTLAARVKEISELISPYVKADPSSFYSYEEYEQGITTVLSFASTQVASVAQQLDGTIPSSGDGSGSGSSGFGGGGGGMGGGGAPADGANTAGGYPPAGGANAAGGNPPAGGTNTAGGYPPAGEANAAGAQGFGGGGFGGGGPGGQGGMGGQGGMMAPPNGMGFGGPGGQSAQPQGSASEAITAGIALIILILSSVFVMFYNRRRL, via the coding sequence ATGAGGGCAAAAGCTTCAACCTTGCTTCTAGGCCTATGCTCCCTCCTTCTGCTGCTCACCATTACAGCCTGTACCAATGGTACAGGCTCTACTGCAACGACAACGGAAGCAAGTGTTGTTTCAGATGGGGAGCAGACGCTGGATGAGACGGTTTTTCCTAAAGACAAGGTTATTGATGTCAAAATTACGGTAGACAAGGATGATTTCCAAAATATGCTGGATAATGCCAGCGCGGAGGAATTCAAGGAAGCAACCGTCGATTACAACGGTCAAGTTTTCAAAAATGTAGGCCTGCGTACAAAGGGCAATCTCAGCTTAAGCAGCGTCGTCAATATGAGCGATTCCGACCGCTACAGCTTCAAGCTGTCGTTTGATGAGTATGTCAATCAGACCATAGACGGCATTAGCAAAATTAATCTGAACAATAATTTCAGCGATGCCTCCTATATGCGCGAGTTTCTTTCCTATGAGCTTGCCGAGGCCATGGGCTTGCCAACCCCTAAATACTCTTATGTGAATGTTTATGTAAATGGCGAGCTTTGGGGCTTTTATTTAGCCGTTGAGCAAATTGGCGAGGCCTATTTGGAGCGAAACTTCGGCAACAGCTACGGTGCGCTATACAAAGCAAACGGCGGAACGGGCAGCGAGTTGAACTGGCTGGAGACGATTCAATCGTATACGGGGCTTGATCTGAAATCGGCTTCGTCCAATGATGATATTTTGCTAAAAATGCTTGATGAATTAAACAATGGAACGGACTATGACAGTGTCCTCGACGTGCAGGAAGTATTGAAGTTTATCGCCTTAAACGCGGTGGCGGGCAATATGGACAGCTACTTGTCGGAGAAAAAGCACAACTACTATTTATATGAGGATGACGGTCTGTTCTCCATTTTGCCATGGGATTACAATATGTCGTTCGGCGGCTTCGGCGGCTCAGGCGTGCTCATTGATGAGCCAACGTCCGGCACACTTGCTGAGCGGCCTCTCATTGCCAAATTGCTCGCCGTTGAGGAATACAAGGAGCAATATCACGCGATTATTAAAGAGATGATTGAAGGATATTTGGCTGACGACACCCTCGCTGCCCGAGTGAAAGAAATATCCGAGCTAATCTCTCCTTATGTAAAAGCGGACCCCTCCTCCTTCTATTCTTATGAAGAGTATGAACAAGGCATTACGACGGTGCTTTCCTTTGCAAGCACGCAGGTAGCAAGCGTCGCGCAGCAGCTTGACGGCACCATTCCCTCCTCTGGCGATGGCTCCGGCAGCGGCAGCAGCGGCTTTGGTGGTGGTGGGGGCGGCATGGGCGGCGGCGGCGCTCCGGCGGACGGCGCTAACACAGCGGGTGGCTATCCTCCAGCAGGCGGAGCTAACGCTGCTGGCGGCAACCCTCCAGCAGGCGGCACGAACACAGCGGGTGGCTATCCTCCAGCAGGCGAAGCTAACGCCGCTGGCGCTCAAGGCTTCGGTGGCGGCGGCTTTGGCGGCGGCGGTCCTGGGGGGCAAGGCGGTATGGGCGGCCAAGGTGGCATGATGGCGCCGCCGAATGGCATGGGCTTCGGCGGTCCGGGCGGCCAAAGCGCACAGCCGCAAGGCAGCGCATCGGAAGCTATTACGGCAGGCATCGCGCTTATCATTTTAATCTTATCGAGTGTGTTCGTTATGTTCTACAACCGCAGAAGGCTATAG